The DNA region CTCCGGCCTGTGCTTCTACCGGGACGGGCGCGACAGTGTCGCCTGGCACGGCGACGACACCGGCCGCTCCCGCACCGAGGACACCATGGTCGCGATCGTCTCGGTCGGCGCCGCCCGGCAGCTGGCGCTGCGCCCGCGTGGCGGAGGCGAGACGGTCCGCCACGCCCTCGGCCACGGCGACCTGATCGTCATGGGCGGCAGCTGCCAGCGCACCTGGGAACACGCCGTCCCCAAGACCGCCAAACCGGTCGGGCCGAGGATCAGCATCCAGTTCCGCCCGAGAGGAGTCGCCTGAGGATCAGTCCAGCAGCACGGGCAGCGCGTCGACGCCGTAGACGATCGAGACCTTCCGGAAGCCCACCTCTTCCGGCGCGATCGCCAGCCGCATCTCCGGGAACCGGCGGACCAGCGCGGGATACGCGGTGCGCAGCTCCATCCTGGCCAGTTCGGCACCGATGCAGCGGTGGATGCCCCAGCCGAAGGCGAGATGCGACGTCGGCTCGCGGGTCGCGTCGAACTTCTCCATGTCCTCGCCGAGGACGCCATCGCGGTTCGCGACGCTGAGCGACACCAGCACGATGTCTCCCTTCGCGATCCGGACGCCGGCGATGTCCATGTCCTCCTTGGCGAACCGCGGGAAGGCCATCTGCACCACGGTGAGGTACCGCAGGAGTTCCTCGACGAACTTGTGGACGGCCTCGTCGTCGCCGCGGACGGCCTCGAACAGCTCGCGATCCTTGAGAAGCACGAGCGCGCCGAGCGCGAGCATGCTCGCCGTGGTCTCCAGCCCGCCGGTGAGCACGCCGTCGGCGAGACCGGCCAGTTCGCGGTCGTCGATCTCGTCGCCGTGCTCCTTGATGAGCATGCCGAGCAAGCCGTCGCCCGGCTTCTCGCGCTGCTTCTTGACGATCTCGTCCAAATAGGACAGTGACTCGGTCATCGCGCCGAGTGACGCGCCCGCGCCACCGAAGAGATCGAACCGCGCGGTGCTCAGCCGCTGGAAGTCGTCGCGATCCTCGTACGGGACGCCCAGCAGCTCACAGATCGTCAGCGACGGGATCGGCAGGGCGAAGGCCTCCCACAGATCGACGGGGCCGTCCGCCTTCGCCATCGCGTCGAGCTGGTCGGCGACGATCTCGTCGATCCGCGGTGTCAAGCGTGACAGCCGCCGCATGGTGAACTCCGGCGTGAGCAGCCGCCGCAGCCGGGTGTGCACCGGCGGATCGGCGAACCCGAGCCCGCCCGGGTTCTGGTCCTCGGTCACGCCGGCGTTCCCGACCAGGTTCGTGAAGTCGCTGCTGAACTCGCCGACCTTGCCGAGCACGGCCTTGGCCTCGTCGTAGCCGGTGACCAGCCAGCCGTTCATCCCGAACGGCAGGTCGAGTTTGCTGATCGGCTCCTCGGCGCGGATCCGGCCCAGCTCGGCCACCGGGTCGAGACCGTCGCGCTTGAGAGGCAGCAGCGCGTTGTCCGGGATGACCGACATCTTGGCCAGGTCGAACCCGTTCTTCTGCTGACGCGCGAGGTAACGGCGGCCGATCCAAGCCAGCACGCGCGAGCGAATGCTCCCCATACGTTGCACCCTACTCCAGCCCGCGACCACCTGACCTGGCACAACAGGCCGCCTTCGCCCATCGGGGCAGGAACTTCGACGGCTGTTCACCCGCCGTCCCACTCGATTACTCACGTCCAGAAAGTCGGTTTTCCCCGGTCGAAGGTTCCCGGCGGCCGGGAGACGTCGGTCACCGTCGGTCACCACGGACCGGAGGTAACGCCTGACAGCGGGCGCGCGTCGTGAGATTGTCGGACCCTACTGGGAGGATTCGGACATGTCAGCCGCGCTCATCGGACGTGACCATCCCGCGGGGGTGCTCCGCGCGGAGATCGCCCGTGCCACCGAAAGCCACGGCGGGCTGGTGCTGGTCACCGGGGAAGCCGGGATCGGCAAGACCACGCTCGTCACCGGCGCCGCCGAAGAAGCGAAGCGTCTCGGCGCCCTCGTGCTCAACGGGTCCTGCTGGGACTCGGCGAGCGCTCCTGGCTACTGGCCCTGGACACAGGTGGTCCGCGGGCTGCGGCGCGCGGTCGGCGAGCGTTGCTGGGCCGCGATGGCCGACAGTGCGCTCGATGTCCTGCTCGGAGAGGCACGCGGCGACGGCGCGGCGGACGGGTTCCGGTTGTACGACGCGGTGACGAGCGTGCTGGTGGCCGCCTCCCAGGACCAGCCGGTCGTCGTGGTGCTCGACGATCTGCACTGGGCCGACGCCGCGTCGCTGCGGTTGCTCGAGTTCGCCGCTCAGCACACCTGGTTCGAACGGCTGCTTCTGGTCGGCACGTACCGGGATGTCGAGGTCGAGGCGACCGATCACCCGCTTCGCTCGCTCATGCTGCCGCTGCTCGCGAAGGCCACTTCGGTCACTCTCACCGGCCTCGAACCGGACGAGGTCGGCACGCTCATGGCCAGGACGGCGGGCGCGGAGCCCGACGACGCGCTGATCGCCGAGGTCCACCGCCGCACCGGCGGGAATCCGTTCTTCGTCGAGCAGACGGCGCGGCTGTGGCACAGCGGCGGTTCCGCCGAGACCATCGCCCCCGGCGTGGCCGATGCCCTGCAGAGGCGGCTTTCCCTGCTCCCCCAGCCGGTTCTCGCCCTGCTGACCACCGCGTCCGTACTGGGCAGGGAATTCCACCGGCGGCTGCTCGCGGGGGTGGCGTCGGCGCCCGTGCCCCAGGTGGACCGGCTGCTCGATCAGGCCGTCGCGGCGCGGCTGGTCGTGGTGCACGGGCAGGGCCGGTTCGCCTTCGCCCACGACCTGGTCCGCGAGACGCTGTACGCGAGCCTGTCCGAACCGGAGCGCCGCAACCGTCACGCCGCGGTCGTCGCGGCGGCCCGCGAGACGCCGTCTTCGTCGGACAAGCTCTTCCCCGCGGACATGGCCCGCCACGCGTTGCTCGCGGGCCGGGAACTCGATCCGGACCAGGCCGTCGACCTGCTGCTCGCCGCTGCGATCGACGCCACCGGCCGGATGGCGATCGAGGAGACGACCACGCATTACCGGCGGGCGATGGAAATCGTCGAAGACCGGCGGCGCCAGGCGGTCATCGCGCTCGAATTGGGCGCGCATCTGACCCGCCACCACGACACGGAGGAGGGCAGGAAGGTCCTCGACGACGTCTCGGTGCTCATCCGTGAACTCGACGACGACGATCTCCTCGCCCGGCTGGCGCTGACCCTGATCCGCGCCGATCACAAGGGCCTGCGGCCCGACGAGACGGTCAAGGTACTCACCGAAGCGCATGGACGGTTGTGCGGCCGTGAGCCCGGCCGGGACGTCACCGTCGAAGAGATGACGCAGGAACTGACCGCGCACATCATGATCACCGCCCGCGACGACCAGGACGATTCCGCCCTGTTGTTCGGTTTGTGGGCCCGGCACGACGCGATCTGGGGGCCGGGCAGCGCCGCGGAACGCGAGCGGCTCACCGACGAACTGGTCCTCGTCGGCCGCCGCACGTCGAACGCGGAATTGGAGCACTACGCGGCGTCGTTCAAATGGGTGGCGCTGCTCGAACAGGGCGATCCCCGGTATTTCGAGCAGTATCAGGAATTCCTCGCCCTGGCGGCCACCGGCAGGGCGCCGAGTTCGCAGCTGGCGTCCCGGATCGACCAGAGCATCATCGCCACGCTCCAGGGCCGGTTCGCCGAAGCCGAGGCGTTGATCCAGCAGGTGATCTCGTGCCACGAAGGCGACGAGCATCCCCATTTCGGTGACCTGAACCAGTTGCAGCGGTGGGTCCGGTGGTGTCTGGAGGGGCGGTTCGACGAGCTCGCCGGGCTGCACCGCGAGATCTCCCGCGGTGGGTACGCGTACGGCCGGCTGCTGGAGGCGATCACCGCGGCCCAGCGCGAGGAAGCCAGGGAGGCCGTCCGGCTCACCGATCTCGCGGCCGACGTGAAGCCGTATCCGCGTGACCTGGAAGCGTTGTGGTTGCGCTGTCAGGCGCATACGGCGGCGGTCTCCCGCGATCCCGAACGCTGTGAAGCGGCCCGCGCGCTCCTCCTGCCGTACAGCGGGGAATGGCTGGTTTCCCTGTACGGCTGCGAGATCTCCGGCCCGGTCGACCTCTGGCTCGGCAGGCTCGATCTCGCGCAGGAACGGTGGAACGAAGCGGTGGACCGGCTGCGCGGTGCCCTGCTCTCCGCGGATCGTCTCAGGGCGACCGTCTGGGCGACCGAAGCCAAGTCCTGGCTGGCGAACGCCCTGCTCGGCCGTAACCTCGACGGCGACGCGACGGCCGCGGTGAACCTGCTGTCCGAAGTGGCCGAAGAAGCCACCGCGCTCGGTATGCGCCCGGTCATGGCCAGGGTGACGCGGGCGCGGGAGACCGCACGGACCCCGGCGGCGCCGACGGCCGAGTTCCGCCGCGACGAAGCCGTGTGGACGCTGCGCTTCGACGGCGTCACCGCCCACCTTCCGGACTCGAAAGGCTTGCGGGATCTGCATTTCCTGCTCGGCAGGCCGGGCTCGGAGGTGGCGGCCGTCCGGTTGCTCGATCCTGAGGGAGGCGAGGTGGTCGTCGCCGCGAAGAGTCTCGGCGGGGACGCCGTCCTCGACGAAGAGGCGAAGGCCCGGTACCGCGCGCGGCTGGACGAGCTCGACGAGCTGATCGACACCGCGACCGGGCTGGGACAGGACACGCGCGCCGCCGCGCTGGACCGGGAACGGGACGCGCTCCTCGCCGAGCTGCGGTCCGCGGCCGGGCTCGGCGGCCGCACCCGGCGGCTCGGCGACGAGGCCGAACGCGCCCGCAAGACGGTCACCGCCCGGATCCGGGACACCCTGCGCAAACTCGACGAGCAGCATCCGGCGCTGGCCGCGCACCTGCGCGCGTCGGTCACCACCGGTTCTTCGTGCCGGTACGCGCCCGAGAACAAGGTCCCCTGGCGGCTGTGAGCCGCCAGGGGACCTACCCCCGGCTCATTTGCGGTTGTAGAGCCGCATCGTCAAGGTGCCGAAGATCGCGAGGATGACCGCGCCGGCGATCAGCACCCAGCTGATCTCGCCGCCGTTCCAGTCGCCCTCCATCATCGAGCGGACCGCCGCGACCACGTGGGTCACCGGGTTCACGTCGACGAAGGCCTGCAACCAGCCCGGCATCGTCTCGGGGTTGACGTAGATGTTGCTGAGGAAGGTCAGCGGGAACAGCACCATCATGCTGACGCCCATCACCGACTTCTCGCTGCGCAGCAACAGGCCGAACATCGTCCAGATCCACGAGAACGCGAACGAGAACGCCAGCAGCAGGAGGATCGCTGCGGCCACGCCCCCGACTCCCCCGGCGGGGCGGAAGCCCATGATCAGCCCGACGCCGAGGATCACCAGCGAGGCGATGAGGTAGCGCAGCATGTCGCCGAGCAGGTAGCCGACCATCGCCGACGGCCGCCAGATCGGCAGCGTGCGGAACCGGTCGAAGACACCCTTTTCGATGTCGGTGTTGACCGAGATCCCGGTGTACATGGTGATCATCAGGATGCTGCTCGCCATGATGCCCGGCAGCAGATACTGCAGGTACTGCGTCGGCGAATCGGACAGCGCGCCGCCGAACAGGTAGGTGAACATCAGCGTCATCATGATCGGGAACGCCGTGACGTCGAACAACTGCTCGGGCACGTGCTTGATCTTCAGCATCGCGCGCCACCCGAAGGTGACCGACGTCGACAGCGCGCTGGGGCGCTGGGGGCGGTTCTTCGAGAGCAGGACGGCGGCGAGGTCCTCCGCCTTCGGTGCCGCGAGAACGGGTTCGTTGTCTTTGACTGCCGTGGTGCTCAAGCTGCACTCTCCTCAGGCGTGGCGGTGCGGTCGGTGAGGGCCAGGAAGACCTCGTCGAGGCTCGGCTGGCCGAGGGAGAAGGTGTCGACGACGATGCCGGCGCGGGCGAGTTCGGCCAGTGCGCGCGCGGCGTGCTCGGCGGCACCCTGTTCGGTGCTTTCGCCGGTGAGCCGCGCGGTGAGCGCGACCGGGTCCGGCTCCAGGAGCACCTGCGCCTCCAGGTGGCTGACGAGCAGCGCCTCGGCCGCGGGCCGCTGGTCGGCCTCGCGCAGCCGGACGTGGACGGCGCCCGCCCCGACCGACGCCTTCAGCTGCCCCTTGGTGCCTTCGGCGATCACCTTGCCGTGGTCGATGACCGCGATCCGCGAAGCCAGCTGGTCGGCCTCGTCGAGGTACTGCGTGGTCAGCAGGACGGTCGTGCCGTGCTTCACGATCGCGCGCACGATGTCCCAGACCTGGTTGCGGCTGCGGGGATCGAGACCGGTCGTCGGCTCGTCGAGGAAGAGCACGTCCGGGGTGTTGAGGATGCTCGCGGCGATGTCGATCCGCCGCCGCATCCCGCCGGAGTAGTTCTTCACCTGCCGTCCCGCGGCCTCGGTGAGGCCGAACGCCGCCAGCAGCTCCGCGGCCCGCGCGCGGGCCGCCGGTTTGCGGTGCCCGGTCAGCCTGCCGATCAGCACCAGGTTCTCGGTGCCGGTCAGGTCTTCGTCGACCGAGGCGTACTGCCCGGTCAGGCTCACCATGGACCGGACCGCGTCGGCGTCGCGGACGACGTCCTTGCCGAAGATGCGCGCTTCACCGCCGTCGGGGCGGAGCAGGGTCGCGAGCATCTTCACCGCGGTGGTCTTGCCGGCGCCGTTCGGCCCGAGGACGCCGTACACGGTGCCGGCGGGGACCTTCAGGTCGATCCCGTCGACCGCCCGGTTCTCGCCGAACACCTTGACCAGCCCCGAGGCTTCGATGGCCAGTTCACTCATTTTCCGTTTCCTTTCAGAAGCTTTCAGCAGACGTAGGGGCGGGCGGCGCGCGCGTCGCGCAGGGCGAGACCCCACCAGGCGAGTGCGTCGAGCAGGGTGGTCACGGCCTGCACCTGGCCGTCGGAGTCGAAGAGGGTGCCGTCGAGGAGGTTGAAGGCCACGGTGTCGCGCATGGTCACCGTGTGCAGCTCGGTGAAGATCGTGCGCAGCTGCTCCACGGCGTAGAGCCCCTGGGAGCGGTAGCCGTAGGAGACGAAGGCGACCGGTTTCGCGCGCCACTCGTCGTAGGCGCAGTCGATCGCCTGCTTGAGCGACGCCGGGAAACTGCGGTTGTACTCGGGGGTGACGACGACGAACGCCTCCGCCTCGTCGACCAGCCGCGCGAACCGCTGCATGTCGTGAGTCGGGTGCTCCGGCAGCCCGGCGGGCAGGTCGAAGTCGACCAGGTCGAGCACTTCGGTGACGAGGTCTTCCCGGTTTTCCGCCCGGTCGGTGAACCACTTGCCGACGGCGTCCCCCACCCGCCCTTCGCGGGTGCTGCCGACGATCACCGCGACCCGCAGCGGACTGACGTCCATGACCGGCCTCCTCTCGCCTCACCCCTTGGGCGCGAGAAAGCCGCCGGACTTTCGCTAGATCGGATCTAGCGAAAGTCCGGCGGCTCCGGTCGGTGATCTCGCTATGCGTCCAGCGCGATCGCGATCGCGCCCAGCAGGGACGCGTCCTGGTCGAATTTCGCCGACACCAGTTCCGGCGGGAACGGCACGGCCCGCGCCAGCCGCTCGCGCAGCGCGGGCAGCAGGATGTCGGCCGAGCGCACCAATCCCCCACCGACGGCGATGCGCTGCGGGTCGAGGGCGATGGCGAGGTTCGCGACGTGCATCGACAGTTCGTCGAGCGCCGCGCCGACGAGTTCCTTCGCCTGCGCGTTCTCCCTGGCGAGGCCGAACAGCTCGCCCGCGGTTACCGGGCGGCCGAGCAGCACACTCGCCCGGCCGCCCAGCCCACGCCCACCGACGGCCTCCTCCAGCGGCGCCGCTCCGCTGGCGAACCCGTCGGTGTCCTGCGGCGAGAGGAGGTTGTACCCGATCTCTCCCGCAGCGCCGTTGGCGCCGGCCAGCAGCCGGCCGCCGACCAGGACCGCCGCGGCGATCCCGGTCCCCAGCGAGAGGAACACCGCCGGATCGGTGTCCGCCAGTGCCCCCCACCGCCATTCCGCGAGCGCCGCCGCCTTGGCGTCGGTGCCCACCTCGATCGGGACGCCCTCGAACTCGGCCGCGACGAGGTCACGCAGCCGCAGTTCCTCCCAGCCCGGCACGTTCGGCGCGAGCAGGATGCGATCCTCCAGCACGATGCCCGGGCTGACGACGCCGATCGCGGCGAGCCGGTCCGCGGCGCCTTCGTCGGCGAGCAGTTTCCGCGCCGCGGCGAGCGCCCGGCTCACCACCTGCTCGGCGCCCGCTTGCGCGTCGGTGTCGAGCCGCCGGGTGACCAGCAGGCTCCCCGCTCTGTCGGCCAGCCCGATCGCGACCTTCGTCCCGCCGAAGTCGATCCCCAGGATCAGTTCTTCCCCCGTCACTTCCCGGTCCCCTCTGCCGCCCCCGCGAACGTTTCCTGAATCCCCTTGGGCCCGAACGGCCACACGCGCTCCGCCTTCGCGTAGGCGAGGAACGCCGCCACGCCCAGCACGATCCAGCCCACCGAAAGCCCGATCGAGAGCAAGGTGGCGGAGAAGTAGATGTAGACCCAGCCGAGCAGCGCGATGATCGTCGGGATCGGGTAGAGCCATTGGCGGTACGGCCGCTCCAGCTCCGGCCGTCGCCGCCGCAGCACCACGATCGCCGCGACCTGCGCGAGCGACTGGACGATCACCAGCACCGTCACCGCCGCGTTGATCACCGCGGTCAGGGTGAACAGCGAGCCGATCGCGGCGATGGCGCCCATCGTCAGCACACCGGCCGTCGGCAGGTTCAGTTTCGGGTGCAGCCTGGCGAACACCGGCAGGAACACCTTGTCGCGCGCGGCCTCGAACGGGACCCGCGATCCGCCGAGCAGGCCCGCGAACACCGAACCGATCGCCGCGATCACGATGAACACGGTGATGACCTTGGCCGCGCCGGTGCCCCACGCCTGTTCGAGCACGGTGGAGGCGACCGAAGTGGCGTTCTTCAGCTCTTCCAGCGGGATCGAGCCGAGGACGCCGAGCTGCAGCAGGAAGTACAGGCTCATGATGCCGAGGATCGAGAGGATGATCGAGCGCGGCAGCGTCCGGCCCGGATCGCGCACCTCGCCGCCGAGGTAGGCGCTGGTGTTGTAGCCGAGGTAGTCGTAGATGGCGATGATCAGGCCCGCGCCGAGCCCGGCCCAGAACGCGCCGCCGTCGAACGAGAAGGCGCCCGGCGTGAAGGCGAACGCTTGCGCGCCGTCGAAATGCGTGAAGGCCGCGACGATCACCGAGAGTGCGGCGAACAGCATGATCCCGAACAGGACGGTGGTCAGCTTCCCGATCTCGCCGATCTTGCGGAACAACGCCAGCACGATCAGGGCGATGATCCCGAGACCGATCACCTTGCCGAGCGCCGTCGTCCCGCCGTCGTCGGCGACCCCGGGGATCAGGTACCCCAGGTACTGGACGAGCCCGATGATGCCGGTGGACATGATCAGCGGGATGAACAGCACCGCGCTCCAGGCGAAGAGGAACGGCATGAGCCTGCCGGTGCGGGAGCCGAACGCCTCGCGCAGGTAGACGTAGGTGCCGCCGGCACCGGGGAGGGCGGCACCGAGTTCCGCCCAGATGAGGCCGTCGGCCAGCGCGATCACCGCGCCGATGAGCCAGCCGAACATGGCCTGCGGGCCGCCGAGGGTCACCACCATCGCGGGGATGGTGACGAACGGGCCGATCCCGCACATCTGGGTCATGTTGATGGCGGTCGCCTGGAGCGGCCCGATCTTCCGCTCGAGCCCCGGCCGCGGGGATGAACTCAAAACGCGCCTCCCTGTTAGTTAGTAAAGTTTCTTAACATAATTTCGGGCGTGTCGGAAGGCCGTGCGGCGAAGTTGTCGCGCACCGGTCCACCCGGATTTGCCCGAAAGGGCGGAATCCCGGGGAATACGCCCGAACGGACCAGCCGTGGACGTATCAGGGCCTCCCCGTCCCGCGTCCTTATCCAGAAGGGCGTCTTCCCCAAGGACGGTGAGGTCCATGAAACGGCTGTTCAGCGTGGCGATGGCGATCGCCGCACTCGGGTTCACGACGGCCTGCGGCGGGACGTCCGCACCCCGCGACACGGCGCCGGGCGATCTGACGACCGACAGCGGGATCACCACGGAGACGGCGCCCACGGCGACCTCCGAGCCGCCCCCGACGGGACCGGGCCCGACGAAGGACTCCCCGCCGCCCGGAGTCGTGCCCGGGAGCCCGATCAGGTACAACAGCGACCTTCTCGGCACCGACCCCGCCACCGCCAAGGACGCGATCGAGCAGCACCTCGAACGCCTCTGCAAGAGTTCCCGTCGGTGCGGGGTCTCGGTCGAGATCGTGGGCGAGGGGAAGTGCATCCGCGAGATCGGCCCGAATCCGGTCCAGCCCGGCAAGACGATCAAGATCCGGGCCAAGGCCTGCGAAACCGAGACGACGGAGGAAAGCTCGGCGCCTCCGAAGCCGGAAAGCACGCCGCCGAGCGAAACCACGGGCGGATGAGCGCCCGGAAGCCACTACGCCGGGGCCTGCGCGCCCCCACCCCGCCGGAGCCCGAACCCGCGGCGGGCCCGTCGCACGCGCTCAGGCTGGTCGGCACCGTGCTGGCCAACACGACCCTGCTCACGGCGTTGCTCTACTACTTCGGGCTCGTCTACACGCAGACGTACTTCAGCTATTTCCGTGTGCACTACACCCTGCTCGGCCAGACCCCGGACGAGATCTTCGGGCGGGGCGTCGACGGGGTGCTCCTGCCCCTGACCGGTGCCGCGGGCGCCGCGTTGCTCTTCCTCGTCCTGACCCGGTTCCTGAAGATCCGCCTCGGTGAGGGTTCCTGGGCCCGGCTGCTGCGGATCTGCTCCCCCGTCGCGGGTGTCCTCGGCCTCGCGCTGCTCGCCGTCACGACCGCGACCGCCCTCGACCCGGAACCCTTCCGCGATCATCCCGGCGCTCCCGGGCTCGGCTTCGCGATCGGGGTCCTGATGGTGCTCTTCTCCTGGCGCCACTGGACCTCGCGCCGAACGGGAAGCACCCGGTCGAGCGTCGCAGAACTGGTGACCGGCTACGCCCTGGTGAGCATGGGTCTCTTCTGGGCGGTCGGCGACTACTCGGGAGCCGTCGGCACGAGCCGCGCCTTCGAGGCCTCCGGGCTGATCGGGACCAGACCGGCCGCGACCTTGTACAGCGCGGAAAGCCTCAACCTGACCGCGAGCGGTGTCCAGCAGGTGAAATGCGCCGACCCCGGATCGGCCTACAAGTACCGGTACACCGGGCTGAAGCTGCTGCTCCAGTCCAGCGGCCAGTACGTCTTCCTCCCGGCGAACTGGCGGGCCTCGACCGGCGTCGCGTTCGTGATCCCGAAAACCGACAAGCTGCGCCTCGAATTCGGCCCGGCCCGATCGGTCCCGCCGCCCGCCTGCTGACGTGCGTCAGCCCAGATGCCGCACGAGCCACTCCGAGACCGTGTCGTCCACCAGTTTCGCGATCGGCAGCTGCGGCGCGGGCTCGATACCCGGCTCTTCGGCCAGCGGATGGGCGAGACCGGGCACCTCCGCCAGGCGGACGTCGTCCGGACGGGTGTACCGCTCGCGCAGCGCGGCGACCAGATCTCCGGCGTCGGTGCGCAACGACGGATAGTCGTCCTCGCCGCTGACGAGCAGCAGCGGAACTTGCGTTTCCCGCGCCGAAATTTCACCCGATCGTGCGACGAAGTCGAGCTGATCCGCGGCCTGCCGCGCCTCGTCGTTCCACGGATACGGCTGTTCCAGCAGGCCTTCCACCAGGCCGACCACCGAACGCGCCCGCACGGCGGGGTTGATCAGGGCCGCCACGCGGACCGGGATCTCGCGCGTGGCCAGGATCGTCAGCGCCACCGCACCACCCAGCGACCCGCCGACGACCGCCGTGCGGGACGTGTCGAAGCCGAAGCGTTCGCGCAGTTCGGCCAGCGCGGCGGGGAATTCCAGCGCGGCCTGCCGGACGAACGGGTCGACGTAGGCGAGCATCGCGTCACGCCGGGCGCGTTCGACCACGGCGTCCATGGCGCCGCCGACCATTCTCGCGCCGCACAACGGCATTCCGAGATACACCCGCCACGCCGGCACCCCCGCCAGCGGCAACGCGGCCGCGAACGCCGCGTCGGAGCGGGGCGCGTCGATCATGTGCCAGGCGACGACCACCGGCGCCGGTCCGCTGACCTCGGCGGATGGCGGCAAAACGGTGAACGGCACCCCGGCGGCCGTGCCCGTGACCGGTTCTCCCACCGCGATCCTTCCTCGTGTGCTGTCGATCTCCACGATATCCAGGACGCGGCGGAGGCGGACCTCGTTCCGCCACAAGCGAAACAGTATGCCCGCGACGTCACCCCGACGCGCCGCGGAGGTGGTTGCGAGCGAGCGGCGGCGGCCGAATAGTGTTGCGGCCCGGCCCTTTGGAGGTGAACCGCCCGTGCCCGACGTCGACTATTACGAGGTGCTCGGCGTGGGCAAGGCCGCCTCGGTCAACGAGATCAAGACCGCGTACCGGCGGCTGGCGAAATCGCATCACCCGGACACCGGCGGATCCGCCCTCACGTTCCAGCTGGTCCGCGAGGCCTACGACACGCTCAGCGATCCGATGCGGCGCGCGGGCTACGACGCGGGCGGACGCTCGGTGCGTGCCCCGATCCGGCCGCGGCCGCGACGGCGCTTCGGCGAAGAACCGGGTTACGAGCCCGAGCCGGTCGTGATCGATCCGGACGACCTCGAATGGTGGGAATTCGCCGCACAGGACGAGCGCGTGCGCCATGGCCGCCGTCGCGGGCCCGGGCACACCCCCGTGGTGGCGGCGGTCGGCGGGATGGTGCTGGTCCTGCTGCCGGTGCTGACCGGCGTCGGCTTCTCGGCCCCCACGCTGATCGTCTGGCTGCTCCTGACCGCCGGAACCGCCCTGCTGGTGCAACGGCTCGCGCGCGGCTATCTGGCCGCTTCCCGCGCCAAGAACCGGTTCGCCGCCGAATTCGGCGGGAAACGCGTGTTCGGCACCCCCGGCGTCGAGACCGACGAACTCGCCGAACGGCTCACCGCCGACCTGCTCGAGCGCTACCTGACCCGGCTGCCCGGCGCGCGGATCTTCCACGGCCTCTCGTGGCCGGATTCGGTGTTCGCCGACATCGACCACGCGGTGCTGTGCGGGAAGCGGCTCGTGCTCGTCGAATCGAAGCTGTGGCTGCCGGGACACTACGAAACCGGTGACGACGACCGCCTGCTGCGCAACGGCCGCGCCTTCCGCGGCGGCGGGAGCAGGCTGGAGGAAAGCCTCGCCGAGTACCGGCGGATCCTGCCCGGCGTCACGCTGCGCGGGGCGATGATCGTGTACCCGAGCCGGACCGGTGAGATCACCACGG from Amycolatopsis sp. EV170708-02-1 includes:
- a CDS encoding APC family permease, whose protein sequence is MSSSPRPGLERKIGPLQATAINMTQMCGIGPFVTIPAMVVTLGGPQAMFGWLIGAVIALADGLIWAELGAALPGAGGTYVYLREAFGSRTGRLMPFLFAWSAVLFIPLIMSTGIIGLVQYLGYLIPGVADDGGTTALGKVIGLGIIALIVLALFRKIGEIGKLTTVLFGIMLFAALSVIVAAFTHFDGAQAFAFTPGAFSFDGGAFWAGLGAGLIIAIYDYLGYNTSAYLGGEVRDPGRTLPRSIILSILGIMSLYFLLQLGVLGSIPLEELKNATSVASTVLEQAWGTGAAKVITVFIVIAAIGSVFAGLLGGSRVPFEAARDKVFLPVFARLHPKLNLPTAGVLTMGAIAAIGSLFTLTAVINAAVTVLVIVQSLAQVAAIVVLRRRRPELERPYRQWLYPIPTIIALLGWVYIYFSATLLSIGLSVGWIVLGVAAFLAYAKAERVWPFGPKGIQETFAGAAEGTGK
- a CDS encoding S9 family peptidase, which encodes MGEPVTGTAAGVPFTVLPPSAEVSGPAPVVVAWHMIDAPRSDAAFAAALPLAGVPAWRVYLGMPLCGARMVGGAMDAVVERARRDAMLAYVDPFVRQAALEFPAALAELRERFGFDTSRTAVVGGSLGGAVALTILATREIPVRVAALINPAVRARSVVGLVEGLLEQPYPWNDEARQAADQLDFVARSGEISARETQVPLLLVSGEDDYPSLRTDAGDLVAALRERYTRPDDVRLAEVPGLAHPLAEEPGIEPAPQLPIAKLVDDTVSEWLVRHLG
- a CDS encoding DnaJ domain-containing protein, encoding MPDVDYYEVLGVGKAASVNEIKTAYRRLAKSHHPDTGGSALTFQLVREAYDTLSDPMRRAGYDAGGRSVRAPIRPRPRRRFGEEPGYEPEPVVIDPDDLEWWEFAAQDERVRHGRRRGPGHTPVVAAVGGMVLVLLPVLTGVGFSAPTLIVWLLLTAGTALLVQRLARGYLAASRAKNRFAAEFGGKRVFGTPGVETDELAERLTADLLERYLTRLPGARIFHGLSWPDSVFADIDHAVLCGKRLVLVESKLWLPGHYETGDDDRLLRNGRAFRGGGSRLEESLAEYRRILPGVTLRGAMIVYPSRTGEITTDLDDPSPAPPMTPEQFLHEIGGWLAAEPSTVDTATMRVVRDRVVGTG
- a CDS encoding ROK family protein — encoded protein: MTGEELILGIDFGGTKVAIGLADRAGSLLVTRRLDTDAQAGAEQVVSRALAAARKLLADEGAADRLAAIGVVSPGIVLEDRILLAPNVPGWEELRLRDLVAAEFEGVPIEVGTDAKAAALAEWRWGALADTDPAVFLSLGTGIAAAVLVGGRLLAGANGAAGEIGYNLLSPQDTDGFASGAAPLEEAVGGRGLGGRASVLLGRPVTAGELFGLARENAQAKELVGAALDELSMHVANLAIALDPQRIAVGGGLVRSADILLPALRERLARAVPFPPELVSAKFDQDASLLGAIAIALDA